The sequence GGTGACCGCGGAGTACGCCATGCTGCCCCGGTCCACGAACTCCCGTTCGGACCGGGAGTCGGTCAAAGGCAAGATCGGTGGCCGCACGCACGAGATCTCCCGGCTGATCGGGCGCGCACTGCGCGCGGTGATCGACCTCTCCGCGCTCGGGGAGAACACCATCGTGCTGGACTGTGACGTGCTCCAGGCCGACGGCGGAACCCGCACCGCCGCGATCACCGGAGCCTACGTAGCGCTCGCCGATGCGATCGAGTGGGGCAGGACGCATGGAGCAGTCAAGGCCAAGGCAACGGTCCTGAGCGACTCGGTCTCCGCCGTCAGCGTGGGGATCATCGACGGGACGCCGATGCTAGACCTGCCCTATGTGGAGGACGTGCGCGCCGAGACCGATATGAACGTGGTGGTGACCGGTAGCGGGGACTTCGTGGAGGTGCAGGGCACCGCCGAGGGGGTCCCGTTCCGCCGCGCGGAGCTGGACCAGCTGCTCGACCTGGCTGTCGCCGGCTGCGCCGATCTGACCGCAGCCCAGCGGGAGGCGCTCGCCGAACCCCTGGACCTCCGTGAGACGCCCGGCCCGCTGGCCAGCAACAGATGAGCAGCCCCCGCCTGGTCCTGGCCACACACAACGCGCACAAGGTCGCCGAGCTGCGGGCGATCTTGGCCGATCTGCCCCGGCTGGCCGCCGAGGAGATCGTCGGCGCGGGGGACGTCGGCGGGCCGGAACCGGTCGAGGACGGCGTCACCTTCGCCGAGAACGCCCTGATCAAGGCCCGTGCCCTGGTGGCACACACCGGCATCGCCGCGGTGGCCGACGATTCCGGCCTAGCGGTGGACGTGCTCGGCGGCGCCCCCGGCATCTTCTCCGCCCGCTGGGCCGGCCGGCACGGCGACGATCAGGCGAATCTTGACCTGCTGCTGGCCCAGCTGAGCGAGGTCCGCGCGGAGCACCGGGGCGCGGC is a genomic window of Ruania zhangjianzhongii containing:
- the rph gene encoding ribonuclease PH, coding for MTENSRTDGRRTDQLRPVAFHRGWSDQAEGSVLVEFGGTRVLCTASFTEGVPRWRKGSGLGWVTAEYAMLPRSTNSRSDRESVKGKIGGRTHEISRLIGRALRAVIDLSALGENTIVLDCDVLQADGGTRTAAITGAYVALADAIEWGRTHGAVKAKATVLSDSVSAVSVGIIDGTPMLDLPYVEDVRAETDMNVVVTGSGDFVEVQGTAEGVPFRRAELDQLLDLAVAGCADLTAAQREALAEPLDLRETPGPLASNR
- the rdgB gene encoding RdgB/HAM1 family non-canonical purine NTP pyrophosphatase, whose amino-acid sequence is MSSPRLVLATHNAHKVAELRAILADLPRLAAEEIVGAGDVGGPEPVEDGVTFAENALIKARALVAHTGIAAVADDSGLAVDVLGGAPGIFSARWAGRHGDDQANLDLLLAQLSEVRAEHRGAAFVCAAALVTSDGHEHVETGQLRGRLLTAPRGQGGFGYDPILRPDGESRSCAELTPAEKNAISHRGQAFRALAPHISAALLAG